From Quercus lobata isolate SW786 chromosome 1, ValleyOak3.0 Primary Assembly, whole genome shotgun sequence, one genomic window encodes:
- the LOC115980192 gene encoding pleiotropic drug resistance protein 1-like yields the protein MGFKCPERKGVADSLQEVTSRKDQEQYWAQKDEPYNFVTVKKFAEAFQSFHVGWKLGDELATQFDKAKSHPAALTKRKYGVKKAELVKACLSREFLLMNRNSFVYIFKFIQLTIMAMIVMTTFLRTDMHRNSVTDIHDRCKPSCFLEAKEAQ from the exons atGGGCTTTAAATGTCCTGAGAGGAAAGGGGTGGCAGACTCCCTACAAGAA GTGACTTCAAGGAAAGATCAGGAGCAGTACTGGGCACAAAAAGACGAGCCCTACAATTTTGTAACAGTCAAGAAATTTGCTGAGGCATTCCAATCTTTCCATGTGGGATGGAAACTCGGAGATGAACTTGCAACTCAGTTTGACAAGGCTAAAAGCCATCCAGCTGCTTTGACAAAAAGAAAGTATGGTGTCAAAAAGGCAGAGCTGGTCAAAGCTTGCTTGTCAAGGGAATTCTTGCTCATGAATAGGAATTCGTTTGTCTACATCTTCAAGTTCATTCAA cTTACAATAATGGCAATGATTGTTATGACAACTTTCCTACGGACTGATATGCACAGAAATTCAGTAACTGATATTCATGACCGTTGCAAACCTTCCTGTTTTCTTGAAGCAAAGGAAGCTCAATAA
- the LOC115995443 gene encoding protein argonaute 5-like, with protein MSRRGVGRQPDYRRDQPSPASQQGGGRGRVAGGGRGDADGKGAGGGKVGGRGRATAPSSFSPVVSQPSLVASPSTSAPPQSQPQPSPSSVAELASGVERTVTLQDRAPPRRPGYGNVGKKIQVRANHFLVEVADIDLFHYDVTITPAIKSKKVNRSVMTHLDTLYRESHFGGRRAAYDGSNRMYTAGALPFTSKDFIVKLDNDDRPASSTSSSARKERLFKVAIKLVFKADLQHLKEFLVSRQSDVPQKTIQILNLVLRAEPSMKDTVVGRSIYHPNTNDRLGDDGIVYWRGYYQSIRPTQMGLSLNLIDMSARAFYEPLLVTDFLAKHFQFNLSSHLSYQDRLMIKKALRGIKVELPQTDYVRSYKVTGVSTQSVSQLMFTLDDKKTKTSVLQYFRDKYNIVLQYASLPALQAGSDSNPVYLQMEICKIAAGQRYTKRLNKKQVTTLLRATCQRPYERERNITDIRKRKLVNEDFGLQIQEGLTTVDARVLPSPTLNYHETGREPREQPTMGQWNMINKKMVNGGRVSYWTCVNFSTRVNKDFPFQFCDQLVNMCNSKGIDFNLDPLIPIHSAHPGQIDRALMDIHKQCEAKLKGIEPAGKQLQLLIIILPDATGSYGKIKRICETELGIVSQCCQPKQASKLSMQYLENLALKINVKAGGRNNVLTDAIQRRIPLISDRPTIIFGADVTHPQPGEDSSPSIAAVVASMDWPEVTKYRGLVSAQDHNEEIIQDLYKLVQDPQRDLVHGGMIRDQLIAFRKATGLRPQRIIFYRDGVGESQFSQVLLYEMDATRKACLSLEENYLPPVTFIVVQKRHNTRLFPTDNQTDRSGNIQPGTVVDTKICHPTQFDFYLNSHAGRQGTSRPMHYHVLYDENNFTADLLQVLTNNLCYTYARCTRSVSIVPPAYYAHLTAFRARYYIEGDTSDGGFTGSENRTVFRPLPLIKDNVTDVMFYC; from the exons ATGTCACGACGTGGCGTCGGTAGACAACCGGACTATCGTCGTGACCAGCCGTCACCGGCGTCTCAACAAGGCGGTGGAAGAGGCAGAGTTGCTGGTGGCGGACGAGGCGACGCTGATGGAAAAGGAGCCGGTGGAGGAAAAGTAGGAGGAAGAGGACGCGCTACTGCTCCTTCTAGTTTCTCTCCGGTTGTTTCACAACCATCATTAGTCGCTTCACCTTCAACTTCGGCTCCTCCTCAGTCTCAGCCTCAGCCATCACCGTCCTCGGTGGCTGAACTGGCAAGTGGTGTCGAAAGGACAGTCACATTGCAGGATCGAGCTCCGCCGAGAAGGCCTGGCTACGGAAACGTCGGAAAGAAAATCCAAGTCCGAGCAAATCATTTTCTCGTTGAAGTCGCCGATATAGATCTCTTCCACTACGAT GTGACTATAACGCCAGcgataaaatcaaagaaagtgAATCGGAGTGTAATGACTCATCTAGACACGCTGTACCGAGAGTCACATTTTGGTGGCAGAAGGGCTGCTTACGATGGCAGCAATAGAATGTATACTGCAGGTGCATTGCCGTTTACATCCAAAGACTTCATTGTCAAGTTAGACAATGATGACCGTCCCGCATCTTCGACTTCCAGCTCTGCGAG AAAAGAACGCCTATTCAAAGTGGCAATTAAGTTGGTTTTTAAGGCTGACTTACAGCATCTGAAAGAGTTTTTAGTCAGTAGGCAGTCAGATGTTCCgcaaaaaacaattcaaattctcAATTTGGTACTCAGAGCGGAACCATCAATGAA GGATACTGTTGTGGGGAGGTCAATTTATCATCCTAACACAAATGATAGATTGGGTGACGACGGTATTGTTTATTGGAGAGGCTACTACCAATCTATCAGGCCAACCCAGATGGGGCTCTCGCTCAACCTCATCG ATATGTCGGCCAGAGCATTCTATGAACCACTTCTTGTGACTGACTTTCTCGCAAAACATTTCCAATTTAATCTATCAAGTCATCTGTCTTATCAGGACCGTCTTATG ATTAAAAAGGCTTTGAGAGGAATAAAGGTTGAGCTTCCTCAGACGGACTATGTAAGAAGCTACAAAGTCACTGGTGTTTCAACACAATCAGTTAGCCAATTAAT GTTTACCCTTGAtgacaagaaaacaaagacatCAGTTCTTCAATATTTTCGTGACAAATATAACATTGTTCTCCAGTATGCGTCTTTGCCTGCCCTTCAAGCGGGTAGTGATTCAAATCCAGTTTATTTACAGATGGAGATTTGTAAGATTGCTGCCGGACAGAGATACactaaaagattaaataaaaaacaagtaaCTACCCTATTAAGAGCAACATGTCAACGGCCTTATGAAAGGGAACGGAATATCACAGAT ATCAGAAAGCGAAAGCTTGTAAATGAGGACTTCGGACTCCAAATACAAGAAGGACTTACAACGGTTGATGCTCGAGTGTTGCCATCTCCAACg CTTAATTATCATGAAACTGGGAGAGAACCAAGGGAACAGCCTACAATGGGGCAATGGAATATGATAAACAAG aAAATGGTCAACGGCGGTAGAGTGTCATATTGGACGTGTGTGAATTTCTCTACTCGAGTGAACAAAGATTTTCCGTTCCAATTTTGTGATCAATTGGTCAACATGTGCAACAGCAAAGGAATT GATTTTAACCTAGACCCTTTGATACCAATACATTCAGCTCATCCTGGTCAAATTGATAGGGCTCTCATGGATATTCACAAGCAGTGTGAAGCCAAACTTAAAGGAATTGAGCCAGCAGGAAAACAGCTTCAGCTGTTGATAATTATTTTGCCTGATGCCACTGGGTCATATG GGAAGATTAAACGTATATGTGAAACGGAGCTAGGGATTGTTTCTCAGTGCTGTCAGCCCAAGCAAGCATCAAAGCTTAGTATGCAGTACCTTGAAAATTTGGCTCTCAAGATCAATGTGAAG GCGGGGGGACGTAACAATGTGTTAACTGATGCTATACAAAGAAGAATTCCTCTTATATCTGATCGACCAACAATAATATTTGGTGCGGATGTGACACATCCACAACCAGGAGAGGACTCTAGCCCTTCGATAGCTGCG GTAGTAGCTTCTATGGATTGGCCGGAGGTAACCAAATACAGAGGACTTGTCTCTGCACAGGATCACAATGAAGAAATTATCCAGGATCTCTATAAATTAGTGCAGGATCCTCAAAGGGATTTGGTTCATGGAGGCATGATCAG AGATCAACTTATTGCCTTCAGAAAAGCAACTGGGCTTAGACCCCAGAGGATTATTTTCTACAG AGATGGTGTTGGCGAAAGCCAGTTTAGTCAAGTTCTGCTTTATGAGATGGATGCAACAAGAAAG GCCTGTCTCTCACTAGAGGAAAATTATCTGCCGCCAGTTACTTTTATCGTTGTTCAGAAAAGACATAATACACGCCTTTTTCCTACAGATAATCAGACAGACAGGAGTGGCAATATTCAACCAG GTACTGTTGTCGATACGAAGATTTGCCATCCAACTCAGTTTGACTTCTACCTTAACAGCCATGCTGGAAGACAG GGGACTAGCCGGCCCATGCACTACCACGTGTTGTACGATGAGAACAATTTTACTGCAGATCTCTTACAAGTGCTAACCAATAATTTGTGTTACAC GTATGCAAGGTGCACTCGATCAGTTTCCATAG TTCCTCCTGCATATTATGCCCATTTAACAGCTTTTCGAGCACGCTATTACATTGAGGGTGATACATCAGATGGTGGTTTTACTGGGAGTGAGAACAGAACGGTGTTCCGGCCCCTTCCTCTGATCAAGGATAACGTGACGGATGTCATGTTTTATTGCTGA
- the LOC115995453 gene encoding uncharacterized protein LOC115995453 — translation MTKIGLIPVKDVTIHISPVTIKTYPTTNLTLKVISLSLDQRVPSKANLVHRTIIHCPVCDWCKQEPETTLHALWSCQELDVVWEDEDLWACRRSVTFLNFKELLSWLIKKQNHLELFSIAAWSIWTQRNQVRLHQLSYSPHQIASTAKDGLAEFVSVQPAPRSHPPRTRDQWLPPTLDMIKIIFDGAIFNKEPKSGIGVVLHDVHCSLLAFLSRQLSQVYSPLEIEAKAASSALQFAVNLGFNQAVLEGDSQVLMTALVNNNTFLSSDGLLIDDVRLSARFFINYITLM, via the exons ATGACAAAGATTGGTTTGATTCCAGTGAAAGATGTCACGATTCACATATCGCCCGTCACAATAAAAACCTATCCAACCACAAATCTTACATTGAAAGTAATATCTCTCAGTCTTGATCAAAGAG TGCCTTCGAAAGCAAATTTAGTGCATCGAACCATCATTCATTGCCCAGTTTGTGATTGGTGTAAACAGGAGCCGGAGACAACTTTGCATGCTTTGTGGtcatgtcaagaacttgatgtAGTTTGGGAAGATGAAGACCTGTGGGCTTGTCGAAGATCAGTCACCTTCTTGAATTTCAAAGAGCTGTTATCGTGGCTAATCAAAAAACAGAATCACCTGGAGCTTTTCTCTATAGCTGCATGGTCAATATGGACCCAACGAAACCAGGTTCGCTTGCACCAACTGAGCTACAGTCCCCATCAGATTGCCTCTACTGCAAAAGATGGACTTGCAGAATTCGTCTCAGTTCAGCCAGCCCCTCGATCTCACCCTCCTAGGACACGAGACCAATGGCTACCTCCAACTTTGGACATGATAAAGATAATTTTTGACGGAGCCATCTTCAACAAGGAGCCCAAGTCCGGGATTGGAGTGGTCCTGCATGATGTCCATTGTTCATTGCTAGCCTTTCTATCTCGACAACTGTCACAGGTTTACAGTCCATTGGAGATCGAAGCAAAGGCGGCATCATCAGCTCTTCAATTTGCTGTCAATTTGGGTTTCAATCAGGCGGTCTTAGAGGGTGACTCCCAGGTTCTTATGACGGCACTGGTCAACAACAATACGTTTTTGTCCTCTGATGGTTTGCTTATTGATGATGTACGTCTTAGCGCTAGATTTTTCATCAATTACATTACTCTCATGTAA